A part of Desulfofundulus salinus genomic DNA contains:
- a CDS encoding flagellar hook capping FlgD N-terminal domain-containing protein yields the protein MEVNSASSIYYNPQDKFQPAKKELDKDAFLQILVAQLRYQNPMSPVDQDQFMTQITQITALEQIMNLNKNMEVLLRTQKLSLTANLVGKQVTAVGEDGRDVEGTVEKLIINENGIKLVINGNLYDYDAVKEIRS from the coding sequence ATGGAAGTAAATTCAGCAAGCAGTATCTACTACAATCCGCAGGACAAATTTCAACCGGCCAAAAAGGAACTGGACAAGGACGCCTTTTTACAAATTCTGGTTGCCCAACTGCGCTACCAGAACCCCATGAGTCCCGTGGACCAGGACCAGTTCATGACCCAGATTACGCAAATTACCGCTCTGGAGCAGATCATGAACCTCAACAAGAACATGGAGGTGTTGCTGCGGACACAGAAGCTCTCGCTGACTGCCAATCTGGTCGGCAAGCAGGTGACGGCGGTGGGGGAGGACGGCCGGGACGTTGAGGGAACGGTGGAAAAGCTCATTATTAACGAAAACGGCATCAAACTGGTGATCAACGGCAATCTCTATGACTATGATGCGGTAAAGGAGATCCGGAGTTAA
- a CDS encoding TIGR02530 family flagellar biosynthesis protein, producing the protein MDVKIQGLLPAPLALPVSREGRPEKQDKASQTGSFREVLRREMDGGRLKLSAHAEKRLRERNITLNEADMEKISRAVSLAASKGVKNSLVIYHDLALVTSVQNRTVVTALDRHSESGRVFTNIDGAIIVE; encoded by the coding sequence ATGGATGTCAAGATTCAAGGACTTTTGCCTGCACCGCTAGCTCTCCCGGTTTCCCGGGAAGGCCGTCCTGAAAAGCAAGACAAGGCATCCCAAACGGGCTCTTTCAGGGAAGTGCTGCGCCGGGAAATGGACGGGGGCCGGCTGAAACTGTCGGCCCATGCCGAAAAACGCCTGCGGGAGCGCAACATCACCCTGAATGAAGCCGACATGGAAAAAATCAGCCGGGCGGTGAGCCTGGCCGCCAGCAAGGGGGTGAAGAATTCACTGGTTATATACCACGACCTGGCACTGGTAACCAGTGTACAGAACCGTACGGTAGTAACGGCCCTGGATCGCCATTCCGAATCCGGACGCGTTTTCACCAACATTGACGGAGCCATAATTGTCGAGTAA
- a CDS encoding flagellar hook-basal body protein: MEVSRRKSGVGKVVGIAVDIREVRRKVIQSIYTSLAGMLSHRTRMDVLANNIANINTPGYKAAQASFQDTLYQTIRAGTARSNPSQVGTGVTLAAVLNNFNQGSLVPTGRSLDLAINGNGFFGVLKETDAGEELYYTREGSFYMDKDGYLVNSNGLRLVDDSGSAIQLQPRSGKPISSISVTQLGEVVITYGDGTTSSDKPRIGLFDFPNPNGLTKIGNNLYSDNNAAQAGAADNPAGTKIDGRPGENGMGTIESGCLESSNVDLATELGNLIVTQRGYEANARVFTTSDEVLRETIELKR, encoded by the coding sequence ATGGAAGTCAGTCGTCGGAAGTCGGGAGTCGGAAAAGTGGTTGGAATAGCCGTAGATATACGTGAGGTGAGAAGAAAAGTGATCCAGTCCATCTATACCAGCCTGGCCGGTATGCTCAGCCACCGCACGCGCATGGACGTTCTGGCCAACAACATCGCCAACATAAACACCCCGGGGTACAAAGCGGCCCAGGCCAGTTTTCAGGATACCCTTTACCAAACCATACGCGCCGGCACGGCCCGGAGCAATCCTTCCCAGGTGGGAACGGGGGTTACGCTGGCCGCTGTGCTCAACAACTTCAACCAGGGGTCGCTTGTGCCGACCGGCCGGTCGCTGGACCTGGCCATTAACGGGAACGGTTTTTTCGGCGTATTAAAGGAAACCGATGCGGGGGAGGAACTTTACTATACCAGGGAAGGTTCCTTTTATATGGATAAGGATGGTTACCTGGTGAATTCCAACGGCCTGAGGCTGGTGGACGACAGCGGTAGCGCCATCCAGCTTCAACCGAGGAGCGGCAAACCCATCAGCTCCATAAGCGTTACGCAACTGGGTGAAGTTGTGATAACTTACGGTGATGGCACCACTTCCAGCGACAAGCCCAGGATCGGCCTGTTCGATTTTCCCAATCCCAACGGACTTACGAAGATAGGAAACAACCTGTACAGCGACAACAACGCGGCACAGGCCGGCGCTGCAGACAACCCGGCAGGGACGAAAATTGACGGCAGACCGGGGGAAAACGGTATGGGCACCATTGAGTCGGGCTGCCTGGAGAGCTCCAATGTGGACCTGGCCACGGAACTGGGCAACCTGATCGTCACCCAGCGCGGTTACGAAGCCAACGCCAGGGTCTTCACCACCTCCGACGAGGTGCTCCGGGAAACCATTGAGCTGAAGCGTTAA
- a CDS encoding flagellar hook-basal body complex protein: protein MIRSLFAGVAGMKNHQIRMDVIGNNISNVNTVGFKSGRANFQDMLYQTLKSAGTSTNPAQVGLGVSLAGISNNMSPGGLQSTGRTLDLAINGEGFFVVVDPNNNEEFYTREGVFYIDQEGYIVNANGYRLQGMSSNNIKGDIQISLDSNRVVASLNISNDGKITGKFTDGTDLVFANSCDQIYLTNFPNQDGLQRTGKNLFKKSVSSGDPIDGTPGSAGYGTIESGYLEMSNVDLTDEFTNMITTQRGYQASARIITVSDTMLEELINLKR from the coding sequence ATGATCCGCTCTCTTTTCGCCGGCGTCGCCGGCATGAAAAACCACCAGATCCGCATGGACGTCATCGGCAACAATATATCCAACGTGAATACCGTGGGCTTTAAAAGCGGCCGGGCCAACTTTCAAGACATGCTCTACCAGACGCTGAAAAGCGCCGGCACATCAACCAACCCGGCCCAGGTTGGCCTGGGCGTCTCCCTGGCCGGCATCAGCAACAACATGAGCCCCGGCGGCCTGCAGTCCACCGGCCGCACCCTGGATCTGGCCATCAACGGTGAGGGTTTCTTCGTTGTTGTGGATCCAAATAATAACGAGGAATTTTACACAAGAGAGGGGGTGTTTTATATAGACCAAGAAGGTTACATTGTTAACGCAAACGGATACAGACTGCAAGGCATGTCTAGCAATAATATCAAAGGAGATATACAAATAAGTTTAGATTCAAATAGAGTAGTAGCCAGCTTAAATATTAGTAACGATGGAAAAATTACCGGTAAATTCACTGACGGGACAGATCTTGTCTTCGCAAATAGTTGTGATCAGATTTACTTAACAAACTTCCCTAACCAGGATGGCCTGCAAAGAACAGGCAAAAACTTGTTTAAAAAAAGCGTTAGTAGCGGTGATCCGATTGATGGTACTCCCGGTTCCGCCGGTTACGGCACCATCGAGTCCGGCTACCTGGAGATGTCCAACGTGGATCTGACCGACGAGTTCACCAACATGATCACCACCCAGCGCGGCTACCAGGCCAGCGCCCGGATTATTACCGTTTCCGATACCATGCTGGAGGAACTGATCAACCTGAAACGGTAG
- a CDS encoding flagellar basal body-associated FliL family protein codes for MPVSRKKQTGGESEKKRGGRGRTILLLLLAVIIGGGATFGALWFFGPLAKPVQATPKERPMDTLDLGDRVINLADEGPSRYLRVQVVLEYPHDKKLVEEIKAKQPMLTEAVLTILRSKTSDEVLPVKNQEAIKKQILDHINSQLLHGKVERLYFTDFLVQ; via the coding sequence ATGCCTGTCAGCAGAAAAAAACAAACCGGCGGAGAAAGTGAGAAAAAACGGGGCGGCCGCGGCCGTACCATCCTCCTGTTGCTCCTGGCCGTCATTATCGGCGGCGGGGCCACCTTCGGCGCCCTGTGGTTCTTCGGCCCCCTGGCCAAACCGGTCCAGGCCACGCCCAAAGAACGCCCCATGGATACCCTGGACCTGGGGGACAGGGTCATCAACCTGGCCGACGAAGGTCCCAGCCGTTACCTGCGGGTGCAGGTGGTGCTGGAGTATCCCCATGATAAAAAGCTGGTTGAGGAAATTAAGGCCAAACAGCCCATGCTTACCGAGGCGGTGCTGACCATTCTGCGCAGCAAAACATCGGATGAAGTGCTCCCGGTGAAAAACCAGGAGGCCATTAAAAAACAAATACTCGACCACATCAACAGCCAGCTTCTGCACGGCAAGGTGGAACGGCTGTATTTTACCGATTTTCTTGTGCAATGA
- the fliN gene encoding flagellar motor switch protein FliN has protein sequence MITEDEIKDMIERMEGRQPAVRKVSFPPLSAPAGADRLKIALDYLTDVTVTITVELGSTTMNVRDILRLSEGSVVELDRQTGDTVEVLINDQPLARGEVVVLGGNFGVRIESIHEIRKTRPGGEKL, from the coding sequence GTGATCACCGAAGACGAAATCAAAGATATGATTGAGCGTATGGAAGGCCGGCAGCCGGCGGTCAGAAAAGTAAGCTTCCCCCCTTTAAGTGCCCCTGCAGGGGCGGACCGCCTGAAAATAGCTCTGGACTACCTTACCGACGTAACCGTAACCATCACGGTGGAACTGGGAAGCACAACCATGAATGTGCGGGACATACTGCGCCTCTCTGAAGGGTCAGTGGTGGAACTGGACCGCCAGACCGGTGACACGGTGGAAGTGCTGATCAATGACCAGCCTTTAGCCCGGGGGGAAGTGGTGGTCCTGGGCGGCAACTTTGGCGTCCGTATTGAAAGCATCCATGAAATACGAAAAACGCGGCCGGGTGGAGAAAAACTATGA
- the fliO gene encoding flagellar biosynthetic protein FliO, which produces MSGGDLFWAVVQLAVSLPLVAGLAYLAVRYGLGRRLAVNRGRHMRVVEQIPLGPKAALALVQVGRRYYLLAQQESGVTLLQEFDRLPEVLPLPGTPAGDGLRPASFRRDLSLAINRLKERFTGEKPAAPDNGPKRFLNQHQSHLDGQKDENTAGKR; this is translated from the coding sequence ATGAGCGGCGGCGACCTGTTCTGGGCGGTGGTGCAGCTGGCCGTGAGCCTTCCCCTGGTGGCCGGCCTGGCCTACCTGGCCGTGCGCTACGGGCTGGGCCGCCGCCTGGCCGTCAACCGGGGCCGGCACATGCGGGTGGTCGAGCAGATACCCCTGGGACCGAAAGCTGCCCTGGCTCTAGTGCAGGTGGGCCGGCGCTACTATCTGCTGGCCCAGCAGGAGAGCGGTGTGACCCTGCTGCAGGAATTCGACCGCCTTCCGGAAGTGCTGCCGCTTCCCGGTACGCCCGCCGGGGACGGGCTCCGGCCGGCCTCATTTCGCCGGGATCTATCCCTGGCCATTAACCGGTTGAAGGAACGGTTCACCGGTGAAAAACCGGCTGCGCCGGATAACGGGCCAAAGCGTTTTCTGAACCAACATCAAAGCCATCTGGATGGACAGAAAGATGAAAACACTGCCGGAAAGAGATAA
- the fliP gene encoding flagellar type III secretion system pore protein FliP (The bacterial flagellar biogenesis protein FliP forms a type III secretion system (T3SS)-type pore required for flagellar assembly.), with protein sequence MKTLPERDNRKISKRPAWPYSLPTLVFLLALILFPAAGQAQPLPGIDLRVTPTDNPAQVVDSVKLLVLLTVLALAPGLLVMVTSFTRIVVVLSILRGALGIQQTPPNQVIIGLAMFLTFFVMTPTFQEINREALQPYLNNQLTQEQAFEAAAKPLKAFMLKQTREKDLALFVSLAKMPRPRNADDLPLTVVIPAFVISELKTAFQMGFLLYVPFLVIDMVVASALMSMGMFMLPPVMISLPFKLLLFVMVDGWYLVVRSLVESFH encoded by the coding sequence ATGAAAACACTGCCGGAAAGAGATAATCGCAAAATCTCGAAACGCCCCGCCTGGCCTTACAGCCTGCCTACCCTGGTGTTCCTGCTGGCCCTTATATTGTTCCCTGCAGCAGGCCAGGCGCAGCCCCTGCCGGGCATAGACCTGCGGGTCACCCCCACGGACAACCCGGCCCAGGTAGTGGACAGCGTCAAACTGCTGGTCCTGCTCACGGTGCTGGCCCTGGCCCCGGGGCTCCTGGTCATGGTCACCAGCTTTACCCGCATTGTGGTGGTCCTCTCCATCCTGCGGGGAGCCCTGGGCATACAGCAAACGCCGCCCAACCAGGTCATCATCGGCCTGGCCATGTTCCTGACGTTTTTTGTGATGACACCTACCTTCCAGGAAATTAACCGGGAGGCCCTGCAGCCCTATTTGAACAACCAGTTGACCCAGGAACAGGCCTTTGAGGCCGCGGCCAAACCGCTGAAGGCATTTATGCTCAAACAAACCCGGGAGAAGGACCTGGCCCTTTTCGTCAGCCTGGCCAAAATGCCCCGGCCGCGGAATGCCGATGACCTGCCCTTAACGGTGGTCATCCCGGCTTTCGTGATCAGCGAACTGAAGACCGCCTTTCAGATGGGTTTTCTTTTATACGTGCCCTTTCTGGTCATCGATATGGTGGTGGCCAGCGCCCTGATGTCCATGGGCATGTTCATGCTGCCCCCGGTAATGATCTCGCTGCCCTTTAAACTGCTGCTTTTTGTGATGGTGGACGGCTGGTACCTGGTGGTCCGGTCCCTGGTGGAAAGCTTTCATTAA
- the fliQ gene encoding flagellar biosynthesis protein FliQ — MTDTLVTQIAREALMMILILSLPTLAVSLLVGLVISILQATTQVQEQSLTFVPKIIAVFLTLAITAPWMIRLMTSYTTRLFNHLPNLTG; from the coding sequence GTGACCGATACCCTTGTAACCCAAATTGCCCGGGAAGCGCTGATGATGATCCTGATCCTGTCCCTGCCCACCCTGGCGGTGTCGCTGCTGGTGGGGCTGGTAATCAGCATCCTCCAGGCCACCACCCAGGTGCAGGAGCAGTCCCTGACCTTTGTGCCCAAGATCATTGCCGTCTTCCTGACGCTGGCCATCACCGCTCCGTGGATGATCCGGCTGATGACCAGTTACACCACGCGGCTTTTCAACCACCTGCCCAACCTGACGGGGTAA